The proteins below come from a single Serpentinimonas raichei genomic window:
- the aroB gene encoding 3-dehydroquinate synthase has product MTISLQIELGARSYPILIGAGLLDHSATWDGLPAATQALIVTNTTVGPLYAARLQQALAGRFGQVHVLQLPDGEGYKSWDSLNQVFDALLSHACDRKTMLFALGGGVVGDLTGFAAACYMRGVPFVQVPTTLLAQVDSSVGGKTAINHPLGKNMIGAFYQPLRVVCDLDTLRTLPAREISAGLAEVIKYGPICDLAFLDWIDSNLEALRRLDPAALAYAVRRSCEIKAAVVGQDERETGLRAILNFGHTFGHAIEAGLGYGQWLHGEAVGCGMVLAARLSQRLGLLSAQRVQHLSDLIGRAGLPVRAPRLEPDPVANASRYLDLMRIDKKSEAGQLRFVLVDDAGAPHLQPVPDALVREVIEAGCA; this is encoded by the coding sequence GTGACCATCTCCCTACAAATTGAGCTCGGTGCGCGCAGCTACCCAATTCTGATCGGCGCCGGCTTGCTCGACCACAGCGCCACTTGGGACGGCCTGCCGGCCGCCACGCAGGCGCTGATCGTGACCAACACCACGGTCGGTCCGCTGTATGCCGCTCGGCTGCAACAAGCCTTGGCCGGGCGTTTTGGCCAAGTCCACGTGCTGCAACTGCCCGACGGCGAGGGCTATAAAAGCTGGGATTCGCTGAATCAGGTCTTTGATGCCTTGCTCAGCCACGCCTGCGACCGCAAAACCATGCTGTTCGCTTTGGGTGGCGGCGTGGTGGGTGACCTGACGGGTTTTGCCGCCGCTTGCTACATGCGCGGCGTGCCCTTCGTGCAAGTGCCCACCACCTTGTTGGCGCAGGTGGATTCGTCGGTGGGCGGTAAAACCGCCATCAACCACCCGCTGGGCAAAAACATGATCGGGGCTTTTTACCAGCCCCTGCGCGTGGTCTGCGACCTCGACACCTTGCGCACCCTGCCGGCGCGCGAAATCAGCGCCGGGCTGGCCGAAGTCATCAAATACGGCCCGATCTGCGACCTGGCTTTCCTCGATTGGATCGACAGCAACCTGGAGGCGCTGCGCCGCCTCGACCCCGCCGCCCTGGCCTATGCGGTGCGGCGCAGTTGCGAAATCAAGGCCGCCGTGGTGGGGCAAGACGAGCGCGAAACGGGGCTGCGCGCCATCCTCAATTTTGGCCACACCTTTGGCCACGCCATCGAGGCCGGACTGGGCTACGGCCAGTGGCTGCACGGCGAGGCGGTGGGTTGCGGCATGGTGCTGGCGGCGCGGCTGTCGCAGCGGCTGGGCCTGTTGTCGGCGCAGCGGGTGCAGCACTTGAGCGACCTCATTGGCCGTGCCGGGCTCCCCGTGCGGGCCCCGAGGCTGGAGCCAGACCCAGTGGCCAACGCCAGCCGGTACTTGGATTTGATGCGCATCGACAAAAAATCCGAGGCTGGCCAGCTTCGTTTCGTGCTGGTCGATGATGCCGGAGCGCCACACCTGCAGCCGGTGCCCGATGCCCTGGTGCGCGAAGTGATCGAGGCTGGCTGTGCCTGA
- a CDS encoding shikimate kinase, with product MIILIGLPGSGKSTVGRLLARRLQLPFVDSDSAIEQRLGCSIREFFEREGEARFRDEEQALIDELTQAAPCVLSTGGGAVLRPANRQCLRERGRVFYLRSSPEEVFRRVQHDRSRPLLQVADPLQKLRELYAQRDPLYRETAHHVVETGRPSVASLVNWIAAQLELQRAAPKPIHTSEASL from the coding sequence TTGATCATCCTCATCGGCCTGCCCGGATCGGGCAAATCCACGGTTGGGCGCTTGCTGGCGCGGCGGCTGCAACTGCCTTTTGTGGATTCCGACAGCGCCATCGAGCAGCGCTTGGGTTGCAGCATCCGCGAGTTTTTCGAGCGCGAGGGCGAGGCCCGCTTTAGGGACGAGGAGCAGGCGCTGATCGATGAGCTGACGCAGGCCGCCCCTTGCGTGCTGTCCACCGGTGGGGGTGCGGTGCTGCGGCCGGCCAACCGGCAGTGCCTGCGCGAGCGCGGCCGCGTCTTTTATTTGCGCTCCAGCCCCGAAGAGGTGTTTCGCCGGGTGCAGCACGACCGCAGCCGGCCGCTGCTGCAAGTGGCCGACCCACTGCAAAAATTGCGCGAGTTGTACGCCCAACGCGACCCGCTCTACCGCGAGACCGCGCACCATGTGGTCGAGACCGGCCGGCCCTCGGTGGCGTCGCTGGTCAACTGGATTGCCGCCCAACTGGAGCTGCAACGCGCCGCCCCCAAGCCCATACACACATCCGAGGCTTCGCTGTGA
- a CDS encoding pilus assembly protein PilP has product MNRSAIPTWGLLLAAALALTACADGGDDLSGWMEQQRAAAQPRVPPVQAPQPHVPQAYQGLGAVSPFSADKLTVLLRAEAASPMVSGLLAAELRRRKEPLEAVPLDTITMVGLLRRGNETVALVRSEGLIHQVRRGNHLGQNYGRITAISETQITLREIAQDPIGEWVERTTTLQLQEGTGQ; this is encoded by the coding sequence ATGAACCGATCCGCAATTCCTACATGGGGCCTGCTGCTGGCAGCGGCCTTGGCGCTGACGGCCTGCGCCGATGGTGGCGACGATCTGTCGGGCTGGATGGAGCAGCAGCGGGCGGCCGCGCAACCCCGCGTGCCGCCGGTGCAAGCGCCGCAGCCCCATGTTCCGCAAGCCTACCAAGGCCTAGGTGCGGTCTCGCCCTTCAGCGCCGACAAGCTCACGGTGCTGCTGCGCGCCGAGGCCGCTTCGCCCATGGTTTCAGGTTTGCTGGCGGCCGAATTGCGCCGTCGCAAAGAGCCGCTGGAGGCGGTGCCGCTCGACACCATCACCATGGTGGGCTTGTTGCGGCGCGGCAACGAGACGGTGGCGCTGGTCCGATCCGAGGGCCTGATCCACCAGGTGCGGCGCGGCAACCACTTGGGGCAAAACTATGGCCGCATCACCGCCATCAGCGAAACCCAGATCACCCTGCGCGAAATCGCGCAAGACCCGATCGGTGAATGGGTCGAGCGCACCACCACATTGCAGTTGCAGGAAGGCACCGGCCAATGA
- a CDS encoding deoxyguanosinetriphosphate triphosphohydrolase, with product MPDTDPSRPLAVPGLPPQVALQPYACWPERSRGRRYPQPVAPTRNEFQRDRDRVIHSSAFRRLVYKTQVFLNHEGDLFRTRLTHSLEVAQLGRSIARSLGLHEDLVEAIALAHDLGHTPFGHAGQDALNACLHQLPPDPEQPHDAPTSHEPDGGFEHNLQSLRVVDELEQRYPEHDGINLCFETREGILKHCSRANALWLEAREPGGVGQRFLSGQSPSLEAQLANLADEIAYNAHDIDDGVRSGLLRLEQLEALELFERQRRAVLQAYPALAGKRLLYESIRRMLTEQVYDVIEASGSAILQAGVQSVDEVRRSPVLLGFSAPMREQASALKRFLMLNLYRHPQVMEQTGRARQVVTELYLIYHEAPEELPALADGAAPLSLRRRVADHIAGMTDRYALREHQRLTGQSLFEA from the coding sequence GTGCCTGATACCGATCCAAGCCGCCCCTTGGCCGTCCCCGGTTTGCCACCCCAAGTGGCCTTGCAGCCCTATGCCTGCTGGCCCGAGCGCAGCCGTGGCCGCCGCTACCCACAGCCCGTGGCCCCGACGCGCAACGAATTCCAGCGCGACCGCGACCGCGTCATCCACAGCAGCGCTTTTAGGCGCCTGGTCTATAAAACCCAGGTGTTCCTCAACCACGAGGGCGACTTGTTTCGCACCCGCCTGACGCACTCGCTCGAAGTGGCGCAGCTGGGGCGCAGCATCGCGCGCAGCCTGGGGCTGCACGAGGATTTGGTGGAAGCGATCGCGCTCGCGCACGACCTGGGCCACACCCCGTTCGGTCACGCGGGGCAAGACGCGCTCAACGCCTGTTTGCACCAACTGCCGCCCGACCCCGAGCAGCCGCACGATGCGCCCACCTCCCATGAACCCGATGGGGGCTTTGAGCACAACCTGCAAAGCCTGCGCGTGGTCGATGAGTTGGAGCAGCGCTACCCCGAGCACGACGGCATCAACCTGTGCTTCGAGACCCGCGAGGGCATACTCAAACACTGCTCGCGCGCCAATGCGCTCTGGCTCGAAGCGCGCGAACCGGGCGGGGTAGGGCAGCGCTTCCTGAGCGGCCAGTCGCCCTCGCTGGAGGCGCAACTGGCCAACCTAGCCGACGAGATCGCCTACAACGCGCACGACATCGACGACGGCGTGCGCTCTGGCCTGTTGCGTCTGGAGCAGCTCGAAGCGCTGGAGCTGTTTGAGCGCCAGCGCCGCGCCGTGTTGCAGGCCTACCCCGCGTTGGCGGGCAAGCGCTTGCTCTACGAGTCGATCCGGCGCATGCTCACCGAGCAGGTCTACGATGTGATCGAGGCCAGCGGCAGCGCCATCCTGCAGGCTGGTGTGCAGTCGGTCGACGAGGTTCGGCGCAGCCCGGTGCTGTTGGGTTTTTCGGCCCCGATGCGCGAGCAAGCCAGCGCCCTAAAGCGCTTTTTGATGCTCAACCTGTACCGCCACCCGCAGGTGATGGAGCAAACCGGGCGCGCGCGCCAGGTGGTGACCGAGTTGTACCTGATCTACCACGAGGCGCCCGAAGAACTGCCCGCGCTCGCCGACGGTGCCGCACCCCTGAGCCTGCGCCGCCGCGTGGCCGATCACATTGCCGGCATGACCGACCGCTACGCCCTGCGCGAACACCAGCGGCTGACCGGCCAGAGCCTGTTCGAAGCCTGA
- the pilQ gene encoding type IV pilus secretin family protein: MNPTPHTTPTLRTLSRLARCALLASTFVLAGWAQAQLAIQSLTVAPQGGAELIRIQTSEPLRQLPAGFSMQAPARIALDIAGASNATGQNLFAVNQGNVRSANVVQAGDRTRIVLNLNQAVGYEMRIEGNTLLVQLQPGVQAAPVAGGALGAAFAQAAPARAQPLTDIDFRRGEQNSGRVLVELPSSQTGVDIRQQGRNLVVEFQQSSLPEGLRRRLDVSDFGTPVQTVTATQVGDRVRLLVEPTGNWEHSAFQTDNQFVLEVREVRQAADPAARDRTFTGDKISLNFQNIEVRALLQVIADFSNFNIITSDTVTGSLTMRLRDVPWDQALDIVLQAKNLGMRSTGNVIWIAPRTEILAKEREVLEAAQAIRGLEPVRTQSFRLNFARAQEVAEHLTTAVGSGENEVRILSSQGSVFAEPRTNQLFVTDIASKLEEIQTLIQTLDVPMRQVLIEARIVEAEDSFGRNLGVRFGGRIADPVMLARHRGNELQTTLGFGSLGATGAGNSNVTNIPTPTIGSGTFAFSLFNPSVTRLLNLEIEASESDRRLKTIASPRVVTADQREATIEDGRKIPFLRRDADGNTTIEFIDASLKLVVTPQITPDGDVIMQLRVNNDTPIVFNGQTAVQTKSVQTQVLVENGGTVVIGGIYTQEETNNQARVPVLGELPVLGHLFRNNQTTTRRTELLVFITPRVLTDIAALGPRR; the protein is encoded by the coding sequence ATGAATCCGACCCCACATACCACCCCAACCCTACGCACCTTGTCGCGCTTGGCCCGTTGCGCCTTGCTTGCCAGCACCTTTGTGCTGGCGGGTTGGGCGCAGGCGCAATTGGCCATCCAATCGTTGACGGTGGCGCCACAAGGAGGCGCCGAGCTCATACGCATCCAGACCAGCGAACCGCTGCGCCAGCTGCCGGCCGGCTTTAGCATGCAGGCACCGGCGCGCATCGCGCTCGACATTGCGGGAGCGAGCAACGCCACCGGCCAGAATCTGTTTGCGGTCAATCAGGGCAATGTGCGCTCCGCCAACGTGGTGCAGGCGGGGGACCGCACCCGCATCGTGCTCAATCTCAACCAAGCCGTTGGGTACGAGATGCGCATCGAAGGCAACACCTTGCTGGTGCAGTTGCAGCCGGGCGTGCAGGCGGCGCCGGTTGCCGGAGGTGCGCTGGGGGCGGCCTTTGCACAGGCAGCCCCTGCGCGCGCGCAGCCGCTGACCGACATCGATTTTCGCCGTGGCGAGCAAAACAGCGGCCGCGTGCTGGTGGAATTGCCCAGCAGCCAGACCGGGGTCGATATCCGCCAGCAGGGGCGCAACTTGGTGGTGGAGTTTCAGCAAAGCTCGCTGCCCGAAGGCCTGCGCCGCCGCCTCGACGTGAGCGACTTTGGCACGCCGGTGCAAACCGTCACCGCCACCCAAGTGGGCGACCGCGTGCGCTTGCTGGTCGAACCCACTGGCAACTGGGAGCACAGCGCATTTCAGACCGATAACCAGTTTGTGCTCGAAGTGCGCGAAGTGCGCCAAGCTGCCGACCCGGCTGCGCGTGATCGCACTTTCACGGGCGATAAAATTTCGCTCAACTTCCAGAACATTGAAGTGCGTGCGCTGCTGCAAGTGATTGCAGATTTCAGCAACTTCAACATCATCACCTCCGATACCGTGACGGGCAGCCTCACCATGCGCTTGCGCGATGTGCCGTGGGATCAGGCCCTTGACATCGTGTTGCAGGCCAAGAATCTGGGCATGCGAAGCACCGGCAACGTGATCTGGATTGCGCCCCGAACCGAAATCTTGGCCAAAGAGCGCGAAGTGCTCGAAGCCGCGCAGGCCATCCGTGGCTTGGAGCCGGTGCGCACCCAGAGTTTCAGGCTCAACTTTGCCCGTGCCCAAGAGGTGGCCGAGCACCTGACGACTGCGGTGGGCTCGGGCGAGAACGAGGTGCGCATTCTGAGCAGCCAGGGTTCGGTGTTTGCCGAGCCGCGCACGAACCAGTTGTTTGTCACCGACATTGCATCCAAGCTCGAAGAAATTCAGACCCTGATCCAGACCTTGGATGTGCCGATGCGCCAGGTGCTGATCGAGGCGCGCATCGTGGAGGCCGAAGACAGCTTTGGCCGCAACCTTGGGGTGCGCTTTGGCGGGCGCATCGCCGACCCGGTGATGTTGGCGCGTCACCGCGGCAACGAGTTGCAGACCACGCTTGGTTTTGGCTCGCTCGGCGCTACAGGGGCTGGCAACTCCAACGTGACCAACATCCCCACACCCACCATCGGTTCTGGCACGTTTGCCTTCTCGCTCTTCAATCCCAGCGTGACGCGGCTGTTGAACCTAGAAATCGAGGCCAGCGAATCCGACCGGCGCCTCAAGACCATCGCCAGCCCACGCGTGGTCACGGCCGACCAGCGCGAGGCCACCATTGAAGACGGGCGCAAAATCCCCTTCCTGCGCCGCGACGCCGATGGCAACACCACGATCGAGTTCATCGACGCCTCGCTCAAGCTGGTCGTCACGCCGCAAATTACCCCCGACGGCGACGTGATCATGCAGCTGCGCGTCAACAACGACACCCCGATCGTTTTCAACGGCCAAACGGCGGTGCAGACCAAGAGCGTGCAAACCCAGGTGCTGGTGGAAAACGGCGGCACGGTGGTGATCGGTGGCATCTACACCCAAGAGGAAACCAACAACCAGGCCAGGGTGCCGGTCTTGGGTGAGCTGCCGGTATTGGGTCACTTGTTTCGCAACAACCAAACCACAACCCGGCGCACCGAGTTGCTGGTGTTCATCACGCCTCGCGTGCTGACCGATATTGCTGCCCTGGGGCCCAGAAGGTAG
- a CDS encoding type 4a pilus biogenesis protein PilO: MSKKTKSAASFDFARWQQDARAQFSGLDPNDPSRWPALPRQLLLLVVALAVLVGLWYAVLSGMRTQLETERQRESQLRTEFTSKVAQAVNLDALRAQLEQVRQYVTQLERQLPSRAEMDALLSDINQAGIGRGLQFELFRPGQVELRDHYAELPIAVRVSGSYHDIGMFVSDVAHLSRIVTLNNLSLAPAANRPDMLTLDTTAKTFRYLDPEEVLQRQREQQQQQQAARGQR; the protein is encoded by the coding sequence ATGTCTAAAAAAACCAAATCCGCCGCATCGTTTGACTTTGCCCGTTGGCAGCAAGATGCGCGGGCCCAGTTCAGTGGGCTCGACCCCAACGACCCCTCGCGCTGGCCCGCTTTGCCGCGCCAACTGCTGTTGCTGGTGGTGGCGCTGGCGGTGCTGGTGGGCCTGTGGTATGCGGTGCTCAGTGGCATGCGCACCCAATTAGAGACCGAGCGCCAGCGCGAGTCGCAGTTGCGCACCGAGTTTACGAGCAAGGTGGCGCAGGCGGTCAATCTGGACGCACTGCGGGCGCAACTCGAACAGGTGCGCCAGTACGTCACTCAACTCGAGCGTCAGTTGCCCAGCCGGGCCGAGATGGACGCCTTGTTGTCTGACATCAACCAGGCCGGCATCGGGCGCGGCTTGCAGTTTGAGCTGTTTCGGCCCGGCCAGGTCGAGCTGCGCGACCACTACGCCGAGCTGCCAATCGCGGTGCGCGTGAGCGGCAGCTACCACGACATCGGCATGTTTGTCTCCGACGTGGCGCATTTGTCGCGCATCGTGACGCTCAATAACCTGTCCCTCGCACCGGCCGCCAACCGGCCCGACATGCTGACCTTGGACACCACCGCCAAAACCTTTCGCTACCTCGATCCCGAGGAGGTGTTGCAGCGTCAGCGCGAGCAGCAACAACAGCAGCAGGCAGCCCGGGGGCAGCGATGA